In Anguilla rostrata isolate EN2019 chromosome 1, ASM1855537v3, whole genome shotgun sequence, a genomic segment contains:
- the vrtn gene encoding vertnin, with the protein MIQRQEVVRSVLAELQDATECVGLGPLVRVALEVEQALASFSLPGSICNEFPAKVDIDQAAHCLYPEDAPGDMLPVACKGEGNLLFDAASMLLVGSADLSLELQVRTVVEMLLWKRYYLNGMIDSKVMLQAARFSLCTEESAEMLSLPMAVLEAIFDADVKASCFPGSYANMWHVYALASVLQCNIYSIYPMYNLKIRPYFNRVIRPRTWPRDSESITLHIMWSGELESMTVFKPHHFVALIPACDIQMGSFKGEQQVLPLKTLELLNQDPQLSYSSLRDRYNITKSTFYRWKRQTQEHRKKAAARYEAKHFLQACYNEGKLIPLHQFKEFFPEISRSTYYAWKHELQSSGGNFTVMSNGDETASRESFEQDSWSSPESDLQRHYDSVANFLVPSNDKLGVDRAQNFAFMQEAKKCLQSCIAVNTSFPYRNFKKRFPGISRSTYYNWRREAMLANPGYKDSFGSSEDSSDVDKIPSPSGESCPVQLEVRWPVPRINVHRRKHKSFQLSFLHKMKLRDQAKRLVQKSKISLSKFKLKYPSISSYSYWFWKKGFSQKKENKSTVDVKAEWSKASESPEEHTAGSQSQSVLPFQRNVNLLNNQTLNPYDITLSGYAVPEKHMHEQVFVMDVVALANFKAKAKLFLQQRFEEKSFPTFKEFRSYFPLTPRSTYYMWKRALHHGLPLVHG; encoded by the coding sequence ATGATTCAGAGACAAGAAGTCGTGCGCTCTGTCCTTGCAGAACTGCAGGACGCCACGGAGTGTGTGGGTCTGGGGCCACTTGTCCGAGTGGCTCTGGAAGTGGAGCAGGCTTTAGCCTCTTTCAGCCTCCCTGGGTCCATCTGCAATGAgttcccagccaaggtggacaTTGACCAGGCAGCACACTGCCTCTACCCGGAAGATGCACCAGGTGACATGCTCCCTGTAGCCTGCAAAGGGGAGGGGAACCTCCTGTTTGATGCTGCCAGCATGCTGCTTGTGGGGAGTGCCGATCTCAGCCTTGAGCTCCAGGTCAGGACAGTTGTGGAGATGCTGCTCTGGAAGAGGTACTACCTGAATGGGATGATCGACTCCAAAGTGATGCTACAGGCAGCCCGATTTTCCCTCTGCACCGAGGAGTCAGCGGAGATGCTCAGTCTGCCCATGGCTGTGCTGGAGGCCATTTTTGATGCAGATGTCAAAGCCTCCTGTTTCCCGGGCTCCTATGCCAATATGTGGCATGTCTATGCTCTGGCCTCGGTTCTACAGTGCAATATCTACTCCATCTATCCCATGTACAACCTGAAGATCCGGCCATACTTCAACCGTGTAATCCGGCCCAGGACCTGGCCACGTGACTCTGAGTCCATAACCCTTCATATCATGTGGTCAGGGGAGCTAGAGTCTATGACTGTCTTCAAGCCCCACCATTTTGTGGCCTTAATCCCAGCCTGTGACATTCAAATGGGAAGCTTCAAGGGTGAGCAGCAAGTTCTTCCACTAAAAACCCTTGAACTGTTGAATCAGGATCCTCAGCTTTCTTACTCCAGTCTTAGAGACAGGTACAACATTACAAAGAGCACCTTCTACAGATGGAAAAGGCAGACCCAGGAGCACCGGAAGAAAGCTGCTGCCAGGTATGAGGCCAAACACTTCCTACAGGCCTGCTATAACGAGGGAAAACTCATACCCCTTCATCAGTTCAAGGAATTCTTCCCTGAAATTTCTCGCTCCACGTATTATGCCTGGAAGCACGAGCTGCAGTCCTCTGGTGGCAACTTCACAGTGATGTCAAATGGAGATGAAACTGCATCCAGAGAGAGCTTTGAGCAGGATTCTTGGTCGTCCCCTGAGAGTGATCTCCAACGTCACTATGACAGTGTTGCCAACTTCCTCGTGCCCAGTAATGATAAACTGGGGGTGGACCGAGCCCAGAATTTTGCTTTCATGCAAGAAGCGAAGAAATGTTTGCAGAGCTGCATAGCTGTGAACACGTCCTTCCCATACAGGAATTTCAAGAAAAGATTTCCTGGCATCTCAAGGTCAACTTACTATAACTGGAGGAGAGAGGCTATGTTGGCTAATCCAGGGTATAAAGATTCTTTTGGGAGCAGTGAAGACAGCTCAGATGTGGACAAGATTCCGAGCCCCAGTGGAGAATCCTGCCCTGTTCAGCTAGAGGTTCGCTGGCCAGTCCCCAGGATAAATGTTCATAGGCGCAAACACAAGAGCTTCCAACTCTCTTTCCTTCATAAGATGAAACTGAGGGATCAAGCCAAGAGGCTGGTTCAAAAGTCCAAAATCTCCCTCTCAAAATTCAAACTCAAGTacccctccatctcttcctATTCCTATTGGTTTTGGAAGAAGGGCTTCAGTCAAAAGAAGGAGAACAAAAGTACGGTAGATGTTAAAGCAGAATGGTCAAAGGCATCAGAAAGTCCAGAGGAGCACACTGCGGGAAGCCAGAGTCAGAGTGTGCTTCCTTTTCAGAGGAATGTGAATCTTTTGAACAATCAGACCCTGAATCCTTATGACATCACCCTCTCTGGGTATGCTGTCCCTGAGAAGCACATGCATGAGCAAGTGTTTGTCATGGATGTGGTAGCCTTAGCCAATTTCAAAGCTAAAGCAAAATTATTCCTCCAGCAGCGTTTTGAAGAAAAGTCCTTCCCCACCTTCAAAGAGTTCCGGTCTTACTTCCCACTTACCCCACGTTCTACCTATTACATGTGGAAAAGGGCTTTGCATCATGGACTACCATTAGTTCATGGCTGA